The stretch of DNA GACGTGAACGAGTACATACTCGCCCGGCGCCGCATCGGGAACGTGCTCCAGACAAACTTTCTTCACGACCCCATCGAAACTGACCTTGCCCATGAGAATGTCGTGCTCCTGGAACGTCTCCACGACTTTCCCGGGGATTCCTAGGCACATACCAACTGCTCCGACGCGACGACCACCTGACCGAGAGAGAGTCCTCCGTCGTTGGGCGGTACGAGGCGGTGGCGAAAGACTTCGAATCCCTGGCTGGCGAGTGCGGGAACCGTGGCCTCCAGCAAGAGGACGTTCTGAAAGACGCCTCCGGTGAGGAGGACCCTCGAGAGCCCGCGAGCCTCGCGCAGTTTTTCACAGACGTCCACAACGATGCGGACCATCGTTCGGTGGAAACGACGCGCTATCTCTTCCGGCGCGACGCTCCGCCGTCGATCTTCCATCACTGCCCGGATAAGTGGGCGAGTGTCGACGATCCCGCTGGCAGCGTCGAGGGCGAAGGGGTAAGGCGGTTCCGACAGCCGTCGATCGCACAGCCATTCGAGCTCCCTCGCGGCCTGACCTTCGTAGCTCGAGAGTCGA from Vicinamibacteria bacterium encodes:
- a CDS encoding HypC/HybG/HupF family hydrogenase formation chaperone, with amino-acid sequence MCLGIPGKVVETFQEHDILMGKVSFDGVVKKVCLEHVPDAAPGEYVLVHVGFALSKIEEAQARQVFELLDALEMPSELDESGDTG